One part of the Polycyclovorans algicola TG408 genome encodes these proteins:
- a CDS encoding NAD(P)/FAD-dependent oxidoreductase, producing MCAIEAGRRGRRVRVIEHANRVGKKILMSGGGRCNFTNYDVRPAHFLSANPHFAKSALARFTSWDFIARVERHGIAYHEKGDGQLFCDVSSKQIVQMLLDDCHEAGVEILTDAKIDEVRHDALGFEVRCGIEAHRAPALVVACGGLSIPKMGATGFGYALAEQFGHRVLPTRAGLVPLTLSGRPLDDIDGLAGVALPAAAEVDGQRFDSAALFTHRGLSGPAILQISSYWQPGERLWLDLMPGRDAAAMLLAAKVDGPATRLPGWLADVLPKRLAQTLCQQQGWTDTLQTLTEKQLRGVGQVLNRYPINASGTEGYRTAEVTLGGVDTAELSSQTMASRRVPNLYFIGEVVDVTGHLGGYNFQWAWSSGVAAGRSC from the coding sequence ATGTGCGCCATCGAGGCCGGTCGCCGGGGACGACGCGTGAGGGTGATCGAGCACGCCAACCGGGTCGGCAAGAAAATCCTCATGTCGGGCGGCGGCCGCTGCAACTTCACCAACTATGACGTGCGCCCCGCGCATTTTCTGTCGGCCAACCCGCACTTTGCCAAGTCGGCGCTGGCGCGCTTTACGTCGTGGGACTTCATCGCCCGCGTCGAACGACACGGCATCGCTTACCACGAAAAGGGCGACGGCCAGCTGTTCTGCGATGTGTCGTCAAAGCAGATCGTGCAGATGTTGCTCGACGACTGTCATGAGGCCGGCGTCGAGATTCTGACCGACGCCAAGATTGACGAAGTGCGCCACGACGCCCTCGGCTTCGAAGTCCGATGCGGTATCGAGGCCCACCGTGCACCAGCGCTGGTGGTCGCCTGCGGCGGTCTGTCGATCCCGAAAATGGGGGCCACCGGATTCGGCTACGCCCTGGCCGAGCAGTTCGGCCACCGGGTGCTGCCCACCCGCGCGGGCCTCGTGCCACTGACCCTCAGTGGCCGCCCGCTGGATGACATCGACGGCCTGGCCGGCGTCGCTCTGCCCGCCGCCGCCGAAGTGGACGGGCAGCGCTTTGACTCGGCGGCGCTGTTCACCCACCGCGGCCTGAGCGGCCCGGCCATCCTGCAGATTTCGTCGTACTGGCAGCCTGGCGAACGCCTGTGGCTGGACCTGATGCCGGGCCGCGATGCGGCCGCGATGCTGTTGGCCGCCAAAGTGGACGGGCCGGCCACGCGACTGCCCGGCTGGCTGGCCGACGTCCTGCCCAAGCGGTTGGCGCAGACGCTCTGCCAGCAGCAGGGCTGGACCGACACCTTGCAGACACTCACCGAAAAACAGTTGCGCGGCGTTGGGCAGGTGCTCAACCGCTATCCGATCAACGCCAGCGGCACCGAGGGCTATCGCACCGCCGAGGTCACGCTGGGCGGCGTCGATACGGCCGAACTGTCGTCACAGACCATGGCTTCGCGGCGCGTGCCAAACCTTTATTTCATTGGCGAGGTCGTTGACGTGACCGGCCATCTGGGGGGCTACAACTTTCAGTGGGCGTGGTCGTCTGGAGTGGCGGCAGGCCGGTCCTGTTGA
- a CDS encoding glycine zipper domain-containing protein: MKKMLFTAALLMGLGTGTATASDTEAAIGGGLGGVLGAVIGNQVGGSTGAIIGAGVGGAAGAVIANRDNDRDDRNDRYSRNDRYRYADYDRDYRRHDGRRGDYRHHGNHRYDNHRYSGGFCPPGQGKKGRC; the protein is encoded by the coding sequence ATGAAAAAGATGCTCTTTACCGCAGCGCTGTTGATGGGTTTGGGCACCGGCACGGCCACCGCCAGTGACACTGAAGCGGCCATTGGCGGCGGCCTGGGCGGCGTGCTCGGCGCCGTCATCGGCAACCAGGTCGGCGGGTCGACCGGGGCCATCATTGGGGCCGGCGTCGGTGGCGCCGCCGGTGCGGTCATTGCCAATCGTGACAATGATCGCGATGACCGCAATGACCGCTACAGTCGCAATGACCGTTATCGCTACGCCGATTACGACCGCGACTATCGCCGCCACGATGGCCGCCGGGGCGATTACCGTCATCACGGCAATCACCGTTACGACAACCACCGCTACAGCGGCGGCTTCTGTCCGCCTGGGCAAGGCAAGAAGGGCCGCTGCTGA
- a CDS encoding polysaccharide lyase — translation MALTLTLAACSSGHPGTHGPAVAPAPVMRVDFNQSPLGPYSAAELAADWGAPLWAALHDRVVIETPRGASGRVMRVAYPQGAVGPAQGGAQFVVPLPPSDELWLRYRVKFAEGFDFRRGGKLPGLNSGRGHYSGGHLPVNGDGWSARLVWTEGGQLNLYVYSVDIEGPWGEVRSLGPTAVARPGQWHTVIQQVRLNRPGQSDGLLAVWVDGQLGYSQDNRRWRSGEQGRIDSLFFSTFHGGQGADWAPRHDSHAEFDDFSVSRARLPDD, via the coding sequence TTGGCGCTGACCTTGACGCTGGCGGCCTGCTCGTCCGGTCATCCCGGCACCCACGGGCCCGCCGTAGCGCCGGCGCCGGTGATGCGGGTCGACTTCAACCAGTCCCCGCTTGGGCCGTATTCGGCTGCCGAGCTGGCGGCGGACTGGGGCGCGCCGCTGTGGGCGGCACTGCACGATCGGGTCGTCATTGAGACGCCACGGGGCGCCAGCGGGCGGGTGATGAGGGTGGCTTATCCGCAAGGCGCTGTCGGACCCGCGCAGGGCGGCGCCCAGTTTGTCGTGCCGCTGCCGCCGTCGGACGAGTTGTGGCTGCGTTACCGGGTGAAGTTTGCCGAGGGGTTCGACTTTCGTCGTGGCGGCAAGCTGCCAGGCCTCAACAGCGGGCGCGGGCACTACTCGGGCGGCCATTTACCGGTCAATGGTGATGGCTGGAGCGCGCGCTTGGTCTGGACCGAAGGCGGCCAGCTCAACCTTTACGTGTACTCGGTCGACATTGAAGGGCCGTGGGGCGAGGTGCGGTCACTGGGCCCGACAGCGGTGGCACGGCCGGGGCAGTGGCACACCGTCATTCAGCAGGTTCGCCTCAATCGCCCGGGTCAGTCCGACGGTTTGCTGGCGGTCTGGGTTGACGGACAACTGGGTTACTCACAGGACAATCGGCGCTGGCGCTCCGGCGAGCAGGGGCGGATTGATTCGCTGTTCTTTTCGACCTTCCACGGGGGGCAGGGTGCTGACTGGGCGCCGCGTCATGACAGCCATGCCGAGTTCGATGATTTCTCGGTGAGCCGCGCACGGCTGCCGGACGATTGA
- a CDS encoding GFA family protein has translation MSKISGGCLCGAVRYSADVEPVMSGVCHCRNCQRQSGSAFSILVGIPKGALRFEGDELTVYLDQGESGQPVLRKFCGRCGSPILSDVASSPDLDWIKAGTLDDPSGFKPDVHLWCDSRQPWVEVPADAVQLPRNPPA, from the coding sequence ATGTCAAAGATTTCTGGCGGGTGCCTGTGTGGCGCCGTTCGCTACAGCGCTGACGTTGAGCCGGTGATGAGCGGCGTGTGCCACTGCCGAAACTGTCAGCGACAAAGTGGTTCAGCGTTTTCAATTCTGGTTGGCATCCCCAAGGGCGCACTTCGCTTTGAAGGCGATGAGTTGACGGTGTACCTGGATCAGGGTGAGAGCGGCCAGCCGGTGCTGCGCAAGTTCTGTGGTCGCTGCGGATCGCCCATTTTGTCTGACGTGGCGTCCAGCCCGGATCTGGACTGGATCAAGGCCGGTACGCTCGACGACCCGTCAGGATTCAAGCCCGATGTGCACCTGTGGTGCGACAGCCGGCAGCCTTGGGTTGAAGTGCCGGCCGACGCGGTCCAGTTGCCGCGCAATCCACCCGCCTGA
- a CDS encoding MerR family transcriptional regulator encodes MTEMTAPRYRMAQLEALTGVGREAIRFYIREGLLPEPERTSKTAAWYSDEHVRLLHTIRRLKEDEMLPLSAIRAVLHDVESRPFTERQRQLLARMRQRFVLDRRPLGVSRVRLKLADLLGLSEDDLRQAEAVGFIRADAEVLAEDEERLLMLWAEMRDAGLTAERGIGPQDLGFITVAAEQLFAGELNIFAERMHDLSDAETDALLKVIIPNINRMVSILHLRRVRTFVAPFSESGPSLE; translated from the coding sequence ATGACCGAGATGACCGCGCCGCGCTACCGCATGGCCCAGCTGGAGGCGCTCACCGGCGTCGGCCGCGAGGCCATTCGCTTCTACATTCGTGAGGGCCTGCTGCCGGAGCCTGAGCGCACTTCGAAAACTGCCGCCTGGTATTCGGATGAGCATGTCCGGCTGCTGCACACCATTCGACGGCTTAAAGAAGATGAGATGCTGCCGCTGAGCGCCATTCGCGCCGTGCTGCACGATGTGGAAAGCCGTCCTTTCACCGAACGGCAGCGGCAGTTACTGGCCCGCATGCGGCAGCGCTTTGTGTTGGACCGACGTCCGCTGGGGGTGTCGCGCGTGCGATTAAAGCTGGCTGACCTGCTGGGTCTGAGCGAAGACGACCTGCGCCAGGCCGAAGCGGTGGGGTTTATCCGGGCCGATGCGGAGGTGTTGGCCGAAGACGAGGAGCGCCTATTGATGTTGTGGGCCGAAATGCGCGATGCGGGGTTGACGGCCGAGCGCGGCATCGGCCCCCAGGACCTCGGTTTCATCACCGTCGCCGCCGAGCAGCTGTTCGCGGGTGAGCTGAACATTTTTGCCGAGCGCATGCACGACCTCAGCGATGCCGAAACCGACGCCCTGCTCAAGGTGATCATTCCCAACATCAATCGAATGGTCAGCATTCTGCACCTGCGACGGGTGCGCACTTTCGTCGCGCCCTTCAGCGAGTCCGGGCCGTCGCTGGAATGA
- a CDS encoding type II toxin-antitoxin system RelE family toxin yields the protein MARYSLVFKQSVAKDLRVIPAADVRRILDGINALADDPRPPGSEKLSGQSRYRLRQGVYRILYSIEAEVLVVTVVKVAHRREAYR from the coding sequence ATGGCGCGATATAGCCTTGTCTTCAAGCAATCGGTGGCCAAGGACTTGCGGGTCATTCCCGCCGCCGATGTGCGCCGCATTCTTGACGGCATCAATGCCTTGGCAGACGACCCGCGCCCACCGGGTAGCGAAAAGCTTTCGGGGCAATCCCGCTACCGCCTGCGCCAGGGTGTGTATCGCATTCTCTACAGCATCGAAGCCGAGGTACTGGTCGTGACCGTGGTGAAGGTGGCGCATCGGCGCGAGGCGTATCGATGA
- a CDS encoding CopG family transcriptional regulator, with protein MTTATRATIYFEPELHRALRLKAALTHRSASEIVNEALKQALSEDHEDLAAFEVREAEPTLSYEALLKDLKANGAI; from the coding sequence ATGACCACCGCCACCCGCGCCACCATCTATTTCGAGCCTGAACTGCACCGGGCATTGCGGCTCAAGGCGGCGCTCACCCACCGCTCGGCGTCCGAGATTGTCAACGAAGCCTTGAAGCAGGCGCTCAGCGAGGACCACGAAGACCTCGCCGCCTTTGAGGTGCGGGAGGCCGAGCCGACACTGAGCTACGAGGCCCTGCTGAAAGACCTCAAGGCCAATGGCGCGATATAG
- a CDS encoding hydroxymethylglutaryl-CoA reductase: MTRIPRDKDNDYSAEAAASRRAFLTEQTGAALTHTARFSVDPDALRGNIENFIGVCQIPLGIAGPVKVNGEHASGEFYVPMTTTEGTLVASYNRGMRVTREAGGITVSVVDDHMQRAPVFIFANAREARQFGLWLTDNLDGVRKAAEATTRVGKLDFIQQFAAARFLYLRFNYATGDAAGQNMCGRATREACLWIAANYPGALERWVLSGNMDTDKKHSQLNTLHSRGKRVIAECVIPDALLRERLHVSAEAFFRQRGISNIGAMMAGSSNNGSHAANGIAAVFIATGQDEANVAESQSAIVHSELTEQGDLYYSITLPSLIVASYGGGTGLPTQRECLEIMGCHGQGKARKLAEIIGATVLCGELSLGAAVIADEWVSSHEQYGRNR, translated from the coding sequence ATGACGCGCATCCCCCGCGATAAAGACAATGATTATTCGGCTGAAGCGGCTGCCAGCCGGCGCGCGTTTCTCACCGAGCAGACCGGCGCTGCACTGACCCACACGGCGCGCTTCAGCGTCGATCCAGACGCGCTGCGCGGCAACATCGAAAACTTCATTGGCGTGTGCCAGATTCCGCTGGGCATCGCCGGGCCGGTTAAGGTCAACGGTGAGCACGCGAGCGGTGAGTTTTACGTGCCCATGACCACTACCGAAGGCACGCTGGTGGCCAGCTACAACCGAGGGATGCGGGTCACGCGCGAGGCGGGCGGCATCACCGTGAGTGTGGTGGATGACCACATGCAGCGCGCGCCGGTGTTCATCTTTGCCAATGCCCGCGAGGCGCGGCAGTTCGGGCTGTGGCTCACCGACAACCTTGACGGTGTTCGCAAGGCTGCCGAAGCGACGACCCGGGTCGGCAAGCTGGACTTCATTCAGCAGTTCGCCGCCGCGCGCTTTCTGTATCTGCGCTTCAACTATGCAACCGGCGATGCCGCCGGCCAGAACATGTGTGGCCGCGCCACGCGCGAGGCCTGTTTGTGGATCGCCGCGAACTACCCCGGCGCGCTGGAGCGGTGGGTGCTGTCGGGCAACATGGACACCGACAAGAAGCACAGCCAGCTCAATACCCTGCACAGTCGCGGCAAGCGGGTGATTGCCGAATGCGTGATCCCCGACGCGCTGCTGCGCGAGCGCCTGCATGTCAGTGCCGAGGCGTTCTTCCGCCAGCGCGGCATTTCCAACATCGGCGCGATGATGGCCGGCTCCAGCAACAACGGCAGCCACGCCGCCAACGGCATCGCTGCGGTGTTCATCGCCACCGGGCAGGACGAGGCCAATGTCGCCGAATCGCAAAGCGCCATCGTCCACAGCGAACTCACCGAGCAGGGCGATCTGTACTACAGCATCACCCTGCCCAGCCTCATCGTCGCCAGCTACGGCGGCGGCACCGGGCTGCCAACCCAGCGTGAGTGCCTGGAGATCATGGGCTGTCACGGTCAGGGCAAGGCGCGCAAGCTGGCCGAGATCATCGGCGCCACGGTGCTCTGCGGCGAACTGAGCCTGGGCGCGGCGGTGATCGCCGACGAGTGGGTGAGTTCGCATGAACAGTACGGGCGCAATCGTTGA
- a CDS encoding cyclase family protein: MADDPKPTISMAELLKDSPMNWGKWGDDDEVGALNYLDPAQVLRGVAAVKSGKTFTLQIPVNHPGGDPVWPGRKEAQKFNVMDRGHFACNKGPHFPGALEYSDDVVLMYLQGSTQYDALGHVWYGDQLWNGYDAATTAGSMTKADVFPIAQRGVVGRGVLIDMARHRGKDVLDKGETFTHEDLLAAAEAQGTRIEKRDILIIRTGWIGSFYRREKEEFYKDFLEPGLTYSPELVNWFNDMEIPNLVTDTIANEVTFDPVHGVALPLHCALMRNLGITLTEIAELDPLADDCAADRQYTFLYTAAPLKVVGGSGAPVNPVVIK; encoded by the coding sequence ATGGCCGATGACCCGAAGCCCACCATTTCCATGGCCGAGCTGCTCAAGGACAGCCCGATGAACTGGGGCAAGTGGGGCGATGACGACGAGGTGGGCGCGCTCAATTACCTCGACCCCGCCCAGGTGCTGCGCGGCGTCGCGGCGGTGAAAAGCGGCAAGACCTTTACCCTGCAGATTCCGGTCAATCACCCTGGCGGCGATCCGGTGTGGCCAGGCCGCAAGGAGGCGCAGAAGTTCAACGTGATGGACCGCGGCCACTTCGCCTGCAACAAGGGGCCGCACTTTCCCGGCGCGCTGGAATATTCCGATGACGTGGTGCTGATGTACTTGCAAGGCTCGACCCAGTACGACGCGCTGGGCCATGTCTGGTACGGCGACCAGCTGTGGAACGGTTATGACGCCGCGACCACGGCGGGCTCCATGACCAAGGCCGACGTGTTTCCCATTGCCCAGCGCGGCGTGGTCGGGCGCGGCGTGCTGATCGACATGGCGCGCCATCGCGGCAAGGACGTGCTCGACAAGGGCGAAACCTTTACCCATGAAGACCTGCTGGCCGCCGCCGAAGCGCAGGGCACACGCATCGAAAAGCGCGACATCCTCATCATCCGCACCGGCTGGATCGGCTCGTTCTACCGCCGCGAGAAGGAGGAGTTTTACAAGGATTTTCTGGAGCCCGGCCTCACCTACAGCCCCGAGCTGGTGAACTGGTTCAACGACATGGAGATTCCGAATCTCGTCACCGACACCATCGCCAACGAAGTGACCTTTGACCCGGTGCACGGCGTCGCGCTGCCGCTGCACTGCGCGCTGATGCGCAACCTCGGCATCACCCTGACCGAGATTGCCGAACTTGATCCGCTGGCCGACGACTGCGCGGCTGATCGGCAATACACCTTTCTCTACACCGCCGCGCCGCTGAAGGTGGTGGGGGGCAGTGGCGCGCCGGTGAATCCGGTGGTGATCAAGTAG
- a CDS encoding GNAT family N-acetyltransferase — protein sequence MLIVPLAGSHDRQGFDCGRPELNDWLQRVARQHQGKGLSKTFVAVLDHQVALICAYYALTLTEVDTQSLSESRRKKLPRFIPGVRLGRLAVDRRYQGKRLGELLLMDALERVRQIHEHAGVVGLFVDAIDAQAARFYARYGFEAFVDEPLKLFLPVK from the coding sequence ATGCTGATCGTTCCTTTAGCTGGCAGCCATGACCGGCAAGGGTTCGACTGCGGTCGCCCTGAACTGAACGACTGGCTGCAGCGTGTTGCCCGGCAGCACCAAGGCAAGGGCCTGTCCAAGACGTTCGTCGCTGTCCTTGACCATCAGGTGGCGCTGATCTGCGCCTACTACGCACTGACGCTCACCGAGGTCGATACGCAGTCGCTAAGCGAGTCGCGACGCAAAAAGCTGCCCCGATTCATCCCTGGGGTGCGGCTCGGTCGTCTGGCAGTGGACCGGCGTTACCAGGGCAAGCGGCTCGGCGAACTGCTGTTGATGGATGCCCTCGAGCGGGTCCGGCAGATTCACGAGCACGCAGGTGTGGTCGGGCTGTTTGTCGACGCCATTGACGCGCAGGCCGCGCGGTTTTACGCGCGCTATGGGTTCGAGGCATTTGTCGACGAGCCTTTGAAGCTTTTTCTGCCCGTGAAATGA
- a CDS encoding DUF1778 domain-containing protein, with the protein MGIEATKQERIAARVPPEVYETLNRAAGLTGATVNQFLVQSALKEAQAVIEREQTIRLSRRDCERLLALLDTPPKPNAKLKAAMKRYQQTKRTDAQGPNADRSFSWQP; encoded by the coding sequence ATGGGGATCGAAGCCACAAAACAGGAACGCATTGCCGCACGCGTGCCGCCCGAAGTCTACGAAACCTTGAACCGCGCAGCCGGGCTGACGGGCGCAACGGTGAACCAGTTCCTGGTGCAGTCGGCGCTGAAGGAAGCGCAGGCGGTGATCGAGCGCGAGCAAACAATCCGGCTGTCGCGGCGTGATTGCGAGCGTCTGCTTGCCTTGCTCGACACACCGCCGAAGCCCAATGCCAAGCTCAAGGCCGCCATGAAGCGCTATCAGCAGACCAAGCGCACCGATGCTCAGGGACCGAATGCTGATCGTTCCTTTAGCTGGCAGCCATGA
- the trpE gene encoding anthranilate synthase component I, which produces MRPPFSRELPGDLETPVSAYIKLGNRPFSYLLESMQGGERWGRYSFIGLPCRSLIRVFGDRVICTEDEVITADLIVDDPIAWLKNHTGGVVTTRKTAGPRFAGGWVGYFGYDCVRYFEPRLRPSCPPDTLGTPDILLMRSDELVMFDSLRGTLTLLVHAIDEASATGRLDAIEAQLAQPVPTLPTLRVDPPQFTSGFGADAFRAAVAKIQDYIAAGDCMQVVPSQRMSAPFSAEPLALYRAIRRLNPSPYLFCLHLSDHHVIGSSPEILVRVEDGEATVRPLAGTRPRGATPEADAALAAELLADPKELAEHLMLIDLGRNDVGRVAETGAVRLTEKMVIERYSHVMHIVSNVVGTLKAGTHALDVLAASFPAGTLSGAPKVRAMEIIDEVEPVKRGIYGGAVGYLGFDGDMDVAIAIRTALIKDGQVHIQAGAGIVADSDPESEWQETLAKARAMIRAVELAHGA; this is translated from the coding sequence ATGCGACCGCCGTTTTCGCGGGAGTTGCCGGGTGATCTCGAAACCCCGGTCAGCGCCTACATCAAGCTCGGCAACCGGCCTTTCAGCTACCTGCTCGAATCGATGCAGGGTGGCGAGCGTTGGGGGCGCTATTCGTTCATCGGCCTGCCGTGTCGCAGCCTGATACGGGTGTTCGGCGATCGGGTGATCTGCACGGAAGACGAGGTGATCACCGCCGACCTGATTGTCGACGACCCCATTGCCTGGTTAAAGAATCACACCGGCGGCGTGGTCACCACCCGTAAGACCGCCGGGCCGCGCTTTGCGGGCGGCTGGGTGGGCTATTTCGGTTATGACTGCGTGCGCTACTTCGAGCCGCGCCTGCGCCCGAGTTGCCCGCCCGACACCTTGGGCACGCCCGACATTCTGCTGATGCGCTCCGACGAGCTGGTCATGTTCGACAGCCTGCGCGGCACGCTCACCCTGCTCGTCCACGCCATCGACGAGGCGTCGGCAACGGGGAGGCTCGACGCCATCGAGGCGCAGTTGGCGCAACCGGTGCCAACCCTGCCGACCTTGCGTGTTGACCCGCCGCAGTTCACCTCGGGCTTCGGCGCGGATGCCTTCCGCGCAGCGGTCGCGAAAATCCAGGACTACATCGCCGCAGGTGACTGCATGCAGGTGGTGCCGTCGCAGCGCATGAGCGCGCCATTTTCCGCCGAGCCGCTGGCGCTGTACCGCGCCATTCGCCGGCTCAATCCCAGCCCGTATCTGTTCTGTCTGCACTTGAGTGATCACCACGTGATCGGCTCCAGCCCGGAGATTCTGGTGCGCGTCGAAGACGGCGAAGCCACCGTGCGGCCGCTGGCGGGCACCCGTCCGCGCGGCGCCACGCCCGAGGCCGATGCAGCGCTGGCCGCCGAATTGCTCGCTGACCCTAAAGAGCTCGCCGAGCATCTGATGCTGATCGATCTGGGCCGCAATGACGTGGGCCGTGTGGCGGAAACCGGCGCGGTGCGGCTCACCGAGAAAATGGTCATCGAGCGTTACAGCCACGTCATGCATATCGTCAGCAACGTGGTGGGCACGCTGAAGGCCGGCACCCACGCGCTGGACGTGCTGGCGGCCTCTTTCCCGGCCGGCACGCTATCGGGCGCGCCCAAGGTGCGGGCAATGGAAATCATCGACGAGGTCGAGCCGGTCAAGCGCGGCATCTACGGCGGCGCGGTGGGCTATCTGGGCTTCGACGGCGACATGGACGTGGCCATTGCCATCCGCACGGCGTTGATCAAGGACGGTCAGGTGCACATCCAGGCCGGTGCCGGCATCGTCGCCGACTCCGACCCCGAGTCCGAATGGCAGGAAACCCTGGCCAAGGCGCGCGCGATGATTCGGGCAGTGGAGCTCGCGCACGGCGCCTGA